A single Streptomyces sp. 2114.4 DNA region contains:
- a CDS encoding ATP-dependent DNA helicase translates to MSSSFSAFPATPPAQPHRVASRGAAGTYRLVRTPPGRVTPPAWDAAQRAVVDHRHGPLLVLAGPGTGKTTTLVESVARRVRAGGDPERILVLTFSRKAAVELRDRLAARLADLEGQSEGPRGTAGGGPRAGIPQATTFHSFCYALVRAHQDADLFADPVRLLSGPEQDLVVRELLAGQAELAGAGRAPVRWPDELRACLTTRGFADEVRAVLARSRELGLGPDALGAFARRTGRPDWSAAAGFLAEYLDVLDAQGVLDYAELVHRAVLLAERTDVAAHLAASYDAVYVDEYQDTDVAQVRLLRALAGNHGATAAPGSPGRTLIAFGDPDQSIYAFRGADVNGILDFPETFRCGDGTPAPVAVLGTSRRSGAALLAATRLVTRRMPLTRLPARAVRAHREPVPVRDGGRVEVYTYPTPGSELDNIADILRRAHLEDGVPWSEMAVLVRAGGRSLPAVRRALTSAGVPLDIDGDDLPLRHEPAVAPLLTALRVAARAALGQDPARAVSDGTGADGAGPGDSGIPDGPGGPDGPDGPDGPDEDGPDGPDEVESAAGAVGEAAPGDVSSGTAAPHDAPSAEAAPGDTARPALDAETALDLLTSPLGGMDSADLRRLGRALREEERAAGQALPRPSDELIAQALAEPQRLVAHDPAYARGAQRLGLLLRKAGELLAGGGTAEQALWELWDGTPWPQRLERAAHRGGAGGRNADRDLDAVVALFETAARAEERTGGRGALNFLEELDAQDIAADTLTRRAVRPDAVRLMTAHRAKGLEWRLVVVAGVQEGLWPDLRRRGSLLEADRIGRDGLAEPLTPGALLAEERRLFYVAATRARERLVVTAVKAAADDGDQPSRFLTELGVTPQDVTGRPRRPLSVAALVAELRATTVDPDATPALREAAAQRLAKLAALHDDDHHPLVPAAHPDNWWGLAEPTHSTVPLRDRDRPVVLSGSALDQLAHTCSLQWFLGREVKADTPATAAQGFGNVVHVLADEVASGRTPADLSVLMERLDSVWDSLAFDAPWKSRQEKESARAALERFLRWHVMERETRGRDTAATEHGFDLTLRAGAYEVRIRGSMDHVSKDAQGRAYVVDFKTGKQKPTGPEVARHPQLAVYQLAVREGAVDDAFDGRTPQLGGAELVHLRLGAAQKEGGDALPAVQAQQPLESGGPPEEPGGEWVGELLATAAGRVLEERFTPTTGTHCTHCTFRAACSAQPEGRHVVE, encoded by the coding sequence GTGAGTTCCTCCTTCTCGGCCTTCCCGGCCACCCCGCCGGCGCAGCCCCACCGGGTGGCGTCGCGGGGTGCCGCAGGCACGTACCGGCTGGTGCGCACCCCGCCGGGGCGGGTGACTCCTCCTGCGTGGGACGCAGCCCAGCGCGCCGTGGTTGACCACCGGCACGGGCCGCTGCTGGTGCTGGCCGGACCGGGCACCGGAAAGACCACGACCCTGGTGGAGTCGGTGGCCCGCCGGGTGCGGGCCGGCGGCGACCCCGAGCGGATCCTCGTCCTGACCTTCAGCCGCAAGGCCGCCGTCGAACTCCGTGACCGGCTCGCGGCCCGGCTGGCCGACCTGGAAGGGCAGTCCGAAGGGCCGCGCGGCACGGCGGGCGGCGGGCCGCGGGCGGGCATCCCGCAGGCGACGACCTTCCACTCCTTCTGCTACGCCCTGGTCCGCGCCCACCAGGACGCCGATCTCTTCGCCGACCCGGTGCGGCTGCTGTCCGGACCCGAGCAGGATCTCGTCGTCCGCGAGCTCCTGGCCGGGCAGGCGGAACTGGCCGGCGCCGGCCGTGCGCCGGTGCGCTGGCCGGACGAGCTGCGGGCCTGCCTGACCACCCGCGGCTTCGCCGACGAGGTCCGTGCGGTGCTCGCCCGCAGTCGCGAACTGGGCCTGGGCCCGGACGCCCTCGGCGCCTTCGCGCGGCGCACCGGCCGCCCCGACTGGAGCGCAGCGGCCGGCTTCCTCGCCGAATACCTCGACGTGCTGGACGCCCAGGGCGTACTGGACTACGCCGAGCTGGTGCACCGCGCGGTGCTGCTCGCCGAACGCACCGACGTCGCGGCACACCTGGCCGCCTCCTATGACGCGGTCTACGTCGACGAGTACCAGGACACCGACGTCGCCCAGGTACGGTTGCTGCGCGCACTCGCCGGCAACCACGGAGCGACGGCGGCGCCGGGCTCCCCGGGGCGCACGCTCATCGCCTTCGGCGACCCCGACCAGTCGATCTACGCCTTCCGGGGCGCCGACGTCAACGGCATCCTCGACTTCCCCGAGACCTTCCGCTGCGGGGACGGCACCCCCGCCCCGGTGGCCGTGCTCGGCACCTCCCGGCGCTCCGGCGCCGCCCTGCTCGCGGCCACCCGGCTGGTGACCCGCCGGATGCCGCTCACCCGCCTCCCGGCCCGGGCGGTACGCGCCCACCGTGAACCGGTGCCCGTACGGGACGGCGGCCGCGTCGAGGTGTACACGTACCCGACACCCGGCAGCGAACTCGACAACATCGCCGACATCCTGCGCCGCGCCCACCTGGAAGACGGCGTGCCCTGGAGCGAGATGGCCGTCCTCGTACGCGCCGGGGGGCGCTCGCTCCCGGCGGTACGCCGTGCGCTCACCTCGGCCGGGGTCCCCCTCGACATCGACGGCGACGATCTGCCGCTGCGCCACGAACCCGCGGTCGCTCCTCTGCTGACGGCGCTACGGGTGGCGGCGCGGGCTGCCCTGGGGCAGGACCCGGCGAGGGCCGTTTCGGACGGGACCGGGGCGGACGGGGCGGGCCCGGGTGATTCGGGCATTCCTGACGGTCCTGGCGGTCCTGACGGCCCTGATGGTCCTGACGGCCCTGACGAGGATGGTCCTGACGGCCCTGACGAGGTGGAATCCGCCGCGGGTGCCGTCGGTGAGGCCGCCCCCGGAGATGTCTCCTCCGGTACGGCCGCCCCCCATGACGCCCCGTCCGCCGAGGCCGCCCCCGGAGACACCGCCCGCCCCGCCCTCGATGCCGAAACCGCCCTCGACCTGCTGACCTCCCCCCTGGGCGGCATGGACTCCGCCGATCTGCGACGGCTGGGCCGCGCCCTGCGCGAGGAGGAACGGGCCGCCGGACAGGCCCTGCCGCGGCCCTCCGATGAGCTGATCGCCCAGGCGCTCGCCGAACCGCAGCGCCTGGTGGCGCACGACCCCGCCTACGCCCGCGGTGCCCAGCGGCTCGGGCTGCTGCTGCGCAAGGCCGGCGAACTGCTGGCCGGCGGCGGCACCGCCGAACAGGCGCTGTGGGAACTGTGGGACGGCACCCCCTGGCCGCAGCGCCTGGAGCGGGCCGCCCACCGCGGCGGAGCCGGCGGGCGCAACGCCGACCGGGACCTGGACGCCGTCGTCGCCCTCTTCGAGACCGCCGCCCGCGCCGAGGAGCGCACCGGCGGCCGTGGTGCGCTCAACTTCCTGGAAGAACTCGACGCCCAGGACATCGCCGCCGACACCCTCACCCGGCGCGCGGTGCGCCCCGACGCCGTACGACTGATGACCGCGCACCGCGCCAAGGGCCTGGAATGGCGGCTGGTCGTCGTCGCCGGAGTGCAGGAAGGCCTCTGGCCCGACCTGCGCCGCCGCGGCTCGCTCCTGGAAGCCGACCGGATCGGCCGCGACGGCCTGGCCGAACCGCTCACCCCGGGCGCGCTGCTCGCCGAGGAACGCCGGCTGTTCTACGTCGCCGCCACCCGCGCCCGCGAACGCCTGGTCGTCACCGCGGTGAAGGCCGCCGCCGACGACGGCGACCAGCCCTCCCGTTTCCTGACCGAACTGGGCGTCACCCCCCAGGACGTCACCGGCCGCCCGCGGCGCCCCCTTTCGGTGGCCGCGCTCGTCGCCGAGCTGCGCGCCACCACCGTCGACCCCGACGCCACCCCCGCGCTGCGCGAGGCCGCCGCCCAGCGGCTCGCGAAACTGGCGGCCCTGCACGACGACGACCACCACCCCCTGGTGCCTGCCGCCCACCCGGACAACTGGTGGGGCCTGGCCGAACCCACCCACAGCACCGTCCCGCTGCGCGACCGCGACCGTCCCGTGGTCCTCTCCGGCAGCGCCCTCGACCAGCTCGCCCACACCTGCTCCCTCCAGTGGTTCCTGGGCCGCGAGGTCAAGGCGGACACCCCCGCCACCGCCGCCCAGGGCTTCGGCAACGTGGTGCACGTACTCGCCGACGAGGTCGCCTCCGGCCGTACCCCCGCCGATCTGTCCGTCCTGATGGAGCGCCTGGACTCCGTATGGGACTCCCTGGCCTTCGACGCCCCCTGGAAGTCACGCCAGGAGAAGGAGTCCGCCCGCGCCGCCCTGGAGCGCTTCCTGCGCTGGCACGTCATGGAACGCGAGACCCGTGGCCGGGACACCGCCGCCACCGAGCACGGCTTCGACCTCACCCTTCGGGCCGGCGCCTACGAGGTCCGCATCCGGGGCAGCATGGACCACGTCTCCAAGGACGCGCAGGGCCGGGCGTACGTCGTCGACTTCAAGACCGGCAAACAGAAGCCGACCGGCCCCGAGGTCGCCCGGCACCCCCAGCTCGCGGTCTACCAGCTCGCGGTGCGCGAGGGTGCGGTCGACGACGCCTTCGACGGCCGCACACCGCAACTGGGCGGCGCGGAACTGGTGCATCTGCGGCTGGGCGCGGCCCAGAAGGAAGGCGGCGACGCGCTGCCCGCCGTACAGGCACAGCAGCCGCTGGAGTCGGGAGGCCCCCCGGAGGAGCCCGGGGGAGAGTGGGTCGGCGAACTGCTCGCCACCGCGGCGGGCCGCGTACTGGAGGAGCGCTTCACGCCGACCACCGGCACGCACTGCACCCACTGCACCTTCCGAGCGGCGTGCAGCGCACAGCCGGAGGGGCGGCACGTCGTGGAGTGA
- a CDS encoding ATP-dependent DNA helicase codes for MSARLTDPEQLKELLGIPFTPEQTECITAPPAPQVIVAGAGSGKTTVMAARVVWLVGTGQVAPDQVLGLTFTNKAAGELAERVSAALLAAGVTDPDAPPPDTDPTATGRPDGQPAEQPTGEPRISTYHAFAGQLLKDHGLRIGLEPSARLLADATRFQLAARTLRAAPGPYPTLTTSLPSLVEDLLALDAELAEHLVDPAALRTYDTELLAALDGVKLTNADLRKAPETARGRLELLDLVTAYRAEKRRRDLLDFGDQIAHCATLATTRPEVGRILRDEFRVVLLDEYQDTSVAQRLLLSALFGSGTGTATGHAVTAVGDPCQAIYGWRGASVANLDDFPVHFPFQDGTPARRYALSENRRSGGRLLDLANGLAAPLRRMHEGVEALRPAPGAERAGTVRCALLPTHAEELSWLADSLAHLVRTGTPPGEIAVLCRTAGDFARIQGELVARDLPVEVVGLSGLLHLPEIADLVAVCEVLQDPTANAALVRLLIGPRWRIGPRDLALLGRRARTLVHHSAPSDDPGQRLAEAVEGVDPAETISLADALDTFLEAEGPDDGLPFSPEARVRFAYLATELRDLRRSLGDPLMDVLHRVLAATGLEVELSASPHALAARRRETLGTFLDIAAGFAAKQGGESLDGDATLLAFLGFLRTAVQHEKGLDSSLPGGDNTIKVLTAHKSKGLEWDVVAVPGLVAKQFPSEQARESWTSRSKVLPHALRGDAATLPDVGEWTARGLKSFKEAMKQHQETEELRLGYVTFTRPRSLLLGSGHWWGPQQKRPRGPSAFLEALREHCEAGHGEIEHWADAPEDGEENPALSEAATEQAWPLPLDPTATARRRAAAATVRAHLQRRTGEGPAAVAAAPPSLSAHDPDWPPPPADDPWDADPFDGPEAGPYDVPEAGPEADPFAGPQGEPYDMPDDPFDEADPFDEAGPRPSADAPPYDMPRPHPSDDAPPQDTPEAGPASPLHAHIGAQRSTEPDLTAPADPGTAHPGETAPHTLLPEERRTVGSWDRDLDALAAELRRSRATVRDVPLPSALSATQLLRLAADPDGFARELARPMPRPPQPGTRRGTRFHAWVESRFEELTLPLIGPDELPGAETGEEAAIVDEHDLETLKEAFARTPYAHRTPFRVEAPFQLTLAGRVIRGRIDAVYKEPGPDGDRFEIVDWKTGRAHSADPLQLAVYRLAWAERYGLEPSAVGAAFLYVRSGEVVRPARLPGRTGLERILLGETADRPPPRGR; via the coding sequence GTGTCAGCTCGCCTCACCGACCCCGAGCAGCTCAAGGAGCTCCTCGGCATCCCGTTCACGCCGGAGCAGACGGAGTGCATCACCGCCCCGCCCGCCCCGCAGGTCATCGTGGCCGGAGCCGGTTCCGGCAAGACCACGGTGATGGCCGCGCGCGTGGTGTGGCTGGTCGGCACCGGGCAGGTCGCCCCCGACCAGGTCCTCGGGCTGACGTTCACGAACAAGGCCGCCGGCGAGCTCGCCGAACGCGTCAGCGCCGCGCTCCTCGCCGCCGGTGTCACCGACCCCGACGCGCCCCCGCCCGATACCGACCCCACCGCCACCGGCCGGCCCGACGGGCAGCCCGCCGAGCAGCCCACCGGAGAGCCGCGGATCTCCACCTACCACGCCTTCGCCGGCCAGCTCCTCAAGGACCACGGCCTGCGCATCGGCCTGGAGCCCAGCGCCCGGCTCCTCGCCGACGCCACCCGCTTCCAGCTCGCCGCCCGTACGCTCCGCGCCGCCCCCGGCCCCTACCCCACGCTCACCACCTCCCTGCCGTCCCTCGTGGAGGACCTGCTCGCCCTGGACGCCGAGCTCGCCGAACACCTCGTGGACCCCGCCGCGCTCCGCACGTACGACACCGAGCTCCTGGCCGCCCTCGACGGCGTGAAACTCACCAACGCCGACCTGCGCAAAGCCCCCGAAACCGCCCGCGGCCGCCTGGAACTGCTCGACCTCGTCACCGCCTACCGGGCCGAGAAGCGCCGCCGCGACCTCCTCGACTTCGGCGACCAGATCGCCCACTGCGCGACCCTCGCCACCACCCGCCCCGAAGTGGGCCGGATCCTGCGCGACGAATTCCGCGTCGTCCTGCTCGACGAGTACCAGGACACCTCCGTCGCCCAACGACTGCTGCTGTCCGCCCTCTTCGGCTCCGGCACCGGCACCGCCACCGGACATGCCGTCACCGCCGTCGGCGACCCCTGCCAGGCCATCTACGGCTGGCGCGGCGCCTCCGTGGCCAACCTCGACGACTTCCCCGTCCACTTCCCCTTCCAGGACGGCACCCCCGCCCGCCGGTACGCCCTCAGCGAGAACCGCCGCAGCGGCGGCCGCCTCCTCGACCTCGCCAACGGCCTCGCCGCACCACTGCGCCGGATGCACGAGGGCGTCGAAGCGCTGCGCCCCGCCCCCGGCGCCGAGCGCGCCGGCACCGTCCGCTGCGCCCTGCTGCCCACCCACGCCGAAGAACTCAGCTGGCTCGCCGACTCCCTCGCCCACCTCGTCCGCACCGGCACCCCGCCCGGCGAGATCGCCGTGCTGTGCCGCACCGCCGGTGATTTCGCCCGCATCCAGGGCGAACTCGTCGCCCGGGACCTCCCCGTGGAAGTCGTCGGCCTCTCCGGACTGCTGCACCTGCCCGAGATCGCCGACCTCGTCGCCGTCTGCGAAGTGCTCCAGGACCCCACGGCCAACGCCGCCCTGGTCCGCCTGCTGATCGGCCCGCGCTGGCGGATCGGCCCCCGCGACCTGGCGCTCCTGGGCCGCCGCGCCCGCACCCTCGTCCACCACAGCGCCCCCTCCGACGACCCCGGGCAGCGCCTCGCCGAGGCCGTCGAAGGCGTCGACCCGGCCGAGACCATCTCGCTCGCCGACGCCCTCGACACCTTCCTGGAGGCCGAAGGACCCGACGACGGGCTCCCCTTCTCCCCCGAGGCCCGGGTGCGCTTCGCCTACCTGGCCACCGAACTGCGCGACCTGCGCCGCTCCCTCGGCGACCCCCTCATGGACGTGCTCCACCGGGTGCTCGCCGCCACCGGCCTGGAAGTCGAGCTGTCCGCATCGCCGCACGCCCTCGCCGCACGCCGCCGCGAAACGCTCGGCACCTTCCTCGACATCGCGGCCGGATTCGCGGCCAAACAAGGCGGCGAATCCCTCGACGGCGACGCCACCCTGCTCGCCTTCCTCGGCTTCCTGCGCACCGCCGTCCAGCACGAAAAGGGCCTGGACAGCTCCCTTCCCGGCGGCGACAACACCATCAAGGTCCTGACCGCTCACAAGTCCAAGGGCCTGGAATGGGACGTGGTCGCCGTCCCCGGCCTGGTGGCCAAGCAGTTCCCCAGCGAACAGGCCCGTGAGTCCTGGACCAGCCGGTCCAAGGTCCTCCCGCACGCCCTGCGCGGCGACGCCGCCACCCTCCCCGACGTCGGGGAATGGACCGCCCGCGGCCTGAAATCCTTCAAGGAGGCGATGAAGCAGCACCAGGAGACCGAGGAACTGCGCCTCGGCTACGTCACCTTCACCCGCCCCCGCTCTCTGCTGCTCGGTTCCGGCCACTGGTGGGGCCCCCAGCAGAAGCGACCGCGCGGCCCCTCCGCCTTCCTGGAGGCGCTGCGCGAGCACTGCGAGGCGGGGCACGGCGAGATCGAGCACTGGGCCGATGCCCCCGAGGACGGCGAGGAGAACCCCGCCCTCTCCGAGGCCGCCACGGAACAGGCCTGGCCGCTGCCCCTCGACCCCACCGCCACGGCCCGCCGCCGCGCCGCCGCGGCCACGGTCCGCGCCCACCTGCAACGCCGTACGGGGGAGGGGCCCGCCGCCGTTGCCGCCGCCCCACCGTCCCTGTCCGCCCACGACCCCGACTGGCCGCCGCCACCGGCCGATGATCCCTGGGACGCCGATCCGTTCGACGGGCCCGAAGCCGGACCGTACGACGTGCCGGAAGCCGGGCCGGAGGCCGATCCGTTCGCCGGGCCGCAGGGCGAGCCGTACGACATGCCGGACGACCCGTTCGACGAGGCCGACCCGTTCGACGAGGCCGGCCCCCGGCCGTCCGCCGACGCCCCGCCGTACGACATGCCCCGCCCGCACCCGTCCGACGACGCCCCGCCGCAGGACACCCCCGAGGCCGGCCCTGCCTCCCCGCTCCATGCCCACATCGGCGCCCAGCGCTCCACCGAGCCCGACCTCACGGCACCCGCCGACCCCGGCACCGCCCACCCCGGAGAGACCGCGCCGCACACCCTCCTCCCCGAGGAGCGGCGCACCGTCGGCTCCTGGGACCGCGATCTCGACGCCCTCGCCGCCGAACTGCGCCGCTCCCGCGCCACCGTCCGCGACGTCCCGCTGCCCTCCGCACTCAGCGCCACCCAGCTGCTCCGCCTCGCCGCCGACCCCGACGGCTTCGCCCGCGAACTCGCCCGCCCCATGCCGCGCCCGCCACAGCCCGGCACCCGCCGTGGCACCCGCTTCCACGCCTGGGTCGAATCCCGCTTCGAAGAGCTGACGCTGCCCCTGATCGGCCCCGACGAGCTCCCCGGCGCCGAAACGGGCGAGGAAGCCGCAATCGTCGATGAACACGACCTCGAAACCCTCAAGGAGGCCTTCGCCCGCACCCCCTACGCCCACCGCACCCCCTTCCGCGTCGAAGCCCCCTTCCAGCTCACCCTCGCGGGGCGGGTCATCCGCGGCCGGATCGACGCCGTCTACAAAGAGCCCGGCCCCGACGGCGACCGCTTCGAGATCGTCGACTGGAAGACCGGCCGTGCCCACAGCGCCGACCCCCTCCAGCTGGCCGTCTACCGCCTCGCCTGGGCCGAGCGGTACGGCCTGGAGCCGTCCGCCGTCGGCGCCGCCTTCCTCTACGTCCGCAGCGGCGAGGTGGTCCGCCCCGCCCGGCTGCCCGGCCGCACCGGACTCGAACGCATCCTGCTCGGCGAGACCGCCGACCGGCCTCCCCCACGCGGCCGATAG
- a CDS encoding MGMT family protein, whose product MSGTGDEAAGEFPANPESPEGAEDRQGLEGPGGPGGPGGPGGPGGLECPDLPEYAEQVLAVAELIPAGRVMTYGDVAEWLQGEGQPEGLPATGAGGRGVGGPRQVGRVMALYGGAVPWWRVVRADGRLLPGSELRALGHYRDEGTPLRTAPHAAEDHIPRLDMRRARWDGRQDSGADGGTGSPAADGGAAP is encoded by the coding sequence ATGAGTGGGACCGGAGATGAGGCGGCGGGTGAATTCCCCGCAAACCCGGAAAGCCCGGAAGGGGCGGAAGACCGTCAAGGCTTGGAAGGCCCGGGAGGCCCGGGAGGCCCGGGAGGCCCGGGAGGCCCGGGAGGTCTTGAGTGTCCGGACCTCCCGGAGTACGCGGAACAGGTTCTGGCCGTCGCCGAGCTGATTCCGGCGGGCCGGGTGATGACGTACGGCGATGTCGCGGAGTGGTTGCAGGGCGAGGGGCAGCCCGAAGGGCTTCCGGCGACGGGCGCTGGCGGGCGAGGGGTGGGCGGCCCGCGGCAGGTGGGGCGGGTGATGGCGCTCTACGGCGGCGCGGTGCCCTGGTGGCGGGTGGTGCGCGCGGACGGCCGGCTGCTGCCCGGCAGTGAACTGCGCGCCCTGGGGCACTACCGCGACGAGGGCACCCCCCTGCGGACGGCACCGCACGCCGCCGAGGACCACATACCGCGGCTCGACATGCGGCGGGCCCGCTGGGACGGGCGCCAGGACAGCGGTGCGGACGGCGGTACGGGTTCCCCGGCCGCGGACGGCGGCGCGGCTCCGTAG